The Solanum dulcamara chromosome 2, daSolDulc1.2, whole genome shotgun sequence region tgacatgttggtagcaggccccaacaaagattgcctcacaaatttaaaggcacagttggctagaaaatttgaaatgaaggacttgggaccaacaaacaagattctaggaatGCAAATTCATCGAGATggaaataatagaaagatttggctttctcaaaagaactacttgaagaaaatcttgcgacgcttcaagatgcaagactgtaagtcaatttctaccccacttcctattaatttcaagttatcctcaaatatgtgtcctagcaatgaagcagagaagATGAAGATATTTTGAGTACCGTATGTATTAGCGGTgagaagtttaatgttcgctatggtatgtacaagacctgacattgcacaagcagtgggagtggttagtcgatacatggttaatcctggtagagagcattggaatactgttaagaggatcctgagatacatcaagagTACCTCAGATATTGCAAtatgttatggaggatcagactttactgttaaatgttatgttgattcagattatgcaggtgatcttgataaaagcaagtccaccacaagttatgtgtttactcttgctggaggagctgtaagctgggtttcaaaattgtaatctatcgtggctacatctacgatggaagcagaatatgtaggaGCTACACatgctagcaaagaggcaatatggatgcagatgttactggaggagctcgggcacaaacaagagaaggttgctctgttttgtgacagtcagagctcTTTGCATCCTGAAAAGAATccagcatttcattcaaggacaaagcacatacgagttcagtatcacttgttcgtgagaaggtggaagaaggaagtgtggatattcagaaaattcacactaatgacaacctagcagatatgtttacgaagccgatcaacagtaacaagtttaaatggtgtcgatcttctattggcctagcagaaacgtaatattgcagtaattgggtagaaaggatggtgtgaagacttaattgattctcaattaaatcttcaagtgggagaatgaaagaAAGTCAAAAACAGAGGCTGCAGAAAGTAAATGTTGGCAAAGGAAAGAAAGTCAAAAACAGGGGCTACAGAAAGTAAAGGTTGGCAAAGGTTGGCAACCAGCCTTTACTCGTTTTCAACACGGAAACGCATAAACTCTTTCCGTTTATGCGTTttcatcctcctataaataTAGGGCCTTGTGCCCTCATTTGATTCATTCAGaaaaagagagtaagaatacaaagagagttatataccaagataaatattgtattcttgagtgtcctctttagtagttgttccttttataagagagaagtattaattgttgttttctccttatatttgagagcagtgtactcctatattatcatagtaaaattcttctaccccgtggttttttcccctctatctgtttgaggggtttccacgtaaaatttttgtgtctaatttattttcactatttattatcatatcaaactttagttgtgatgcttcctccccccaacatTTCTTTCATTACGGTATTTCTGAATGAGTTTTTGGATAACAAGGGATTCACCCCGAAAAAAGCTCCACTTTGAAAGGTAAAACGCTCTCTACTAAAGGCGATTTCATAACTCAAGACTTAAACTCGAGACCTTTGATTAAGGATTAAGTAGTTGCCAGTGACAATTGTTCAATATTtgaatatcatatcatatcttaTAGTCTTCTTGACACAGCAAATGCAAAATTAATCTGAAACAACAATATTTCTTTCTACACAAATGAAATTTGGCAAGTCCATCAACAATGAATGTTCTATAATTTTGCGTTCATTGCTCTACTTTCTCTTAGAATTTCTGTTCCTGTTAAAGCCACTGATAAATTCTGCAATCAGTGATCATCCTACGAAAAGATCTACGCTTTCAAtgaccaacaacaacaacaacgtacccagtatagtcccacaagtggagtctgAAGAGGGTAGaatatacgcagaccttaccccttaCCTTGGcaggtagagagactgtttccgaTACTCTCAACTCAAGAAAAGGAATTTAGCTAATTTATCACAATTATGTGTAGAAGAGAATTAAATCCAAAGGTCATAATCTATAAATATTCATCTTTTTTAGGACCGCTAATGTATCAGTCAAGGAATAATGACTAACagttagttaatttttttaagagtAAAGATTATAGGAATTCTGTTTTGTTACAAACAGCAAACCAAAATTTTTTGTTTAATGTTATGTTATTTCAGCATCATTGCCAATCACGTTGGGAGAAATTTTTTAGAGATTTTGGATTATTCTTTGTCCATTTGTTGATTCTTGAAAATAAGTGCACAACGAATCTATATGTGGATTTTCCATTCTCTAAAGTCAAGCTTTTGGATTAATATATAAATGtatgattttaatttgattttagaTGATATTTACGTTTGACAATTTTGAGCGTGCATAAGTAAacatttaaacttgtataaaattgaataagtaaataCATACGTCTTATATGACATAATATATGTCTTATATACTATAATACAAATCAATTCTAGTGCCATGGCATAATATGTGTCTTAAATAGTATTATACAAATCAATTTGTTCATGTATAATGCCTTCTTGAAATGAAAATCTTACGCGACACAaatcaaaattaatcaaaactTCAATGCATGTATCGGACACCGATAAAAAAAAAGTCCTGGAAAAATTTGCATTCTCTACAAATTATTATAAGAGGAAGAAGTGGAAACTTTATGAAAAATACTAGGAAATTTACCCTCGTGTGAAAAAACCTAGCTCGTTGAATTTGTGAAATGATCGTTTCCTATCTATTCCAATATTaattatagaaaataaaaaaggtagATTCATATATAAATGTAAAATATTGAGGATAATATTCTTTATgtaaattattaaaggaaatcactatatataaaaaaaagggcagctcggtgcactaaagctcccgctatgcgccgGGTCCGGAGAAGGGCCAAAGGAAATCACTATATATAACATCAAAAAATAGTGGAAGAGAATTGGCATAATTAAGATAGAAAAATATTAATGTGATAAAAAGTTATTAAACTTTTAGTGTGTGAAGATGGCTCGTGACTTCTTGCCACTTCGGTGTCTACCGTTGTTTTTGAATCGACGGAGTcagaatttgatgtttatgaatttgaaagtctattttttttaaaaattatttggttctaaattaataatttgtacatatttaatgGATTTCTTactatcaatttaaaatttgaatcaaaattacTGAGTTTGGTCAAAACCGTAATCAACACATTGACTCTGTCCCGACTCAAGTAATTCATGTCTTGcttaatgaaaaagaatatttttatttttgtacttGATAGAATCTATTCTTGTTTGTTATTAAAGTTTAGTATTATAGATAAAGATTCGTGCAAAACCGTGTGGATTGATAAtcccatataattaattgagACTTCAATTTGGTATAAATGAGGTTTGAttctaaaagattttttttaataaatgcaaataatttttttaaaattaaagtagGAAGTGTATGCATGTGCATGAAAATTGAgttattatattatgaaaaagTTAAATTAAACTTATTACTTTGAGTTGAATAAGGGGTATATATATAATACCTGGTAGGATAAACACACTTTCTACCATCTTTGATTAtagaaaaaaagttattttaatgCTTGAAAGAATGTATTGCTTCATAGTTGAAAGGACAAATCAAAGCATGAactttttctgttaatttgtgTGGAAGTGTTTGATTAGATATacatttctaaaaaaaaaaggattcttttttaaaaatttataattttaaataagttaTTGATATGTATTCATACTGAAGGGAAGTATTGGAGTAACTGATAAAGTTGCTTCCATATGACTAGGGGTGTCACGGGTTCAAGTCTTAAAAACagtctctggcagaaatgcaaagtAAGACATAGTGAGAGCTTTTTAGTGCACCGGCTACCATTTTTTTTAGATATGTTTGCTATGACATCTCTATGACTATAAGGCATACTACGAGAGTCCTTCACTCCTataatttcatctttaattaTCATGACTCACGTCGATAACATGTATTGTTTGCTTTGATCCATAACAGTTACGAATTTGTATCTCACGTTATCATCGAGTTTAAAAATATACGTACCATGTAAATTTGTGCTCTATTTTATATAGCACTTCACTTTTCTAGCTTCTTGGTGTAGGATTTGCCTAAGGGTGTCATGTGCCCTTCTTCAGAACCTTATCAGTCTACAAACTTGTCAGTCCTGCTTTTTAACGCATCCTCCCTCTGTCAGGGGCATCACAGTGTCATTAAGAATCAAAtgagaaatttaaaatttaaaatttaaaattaaaaattaaatattctttcaaatataaaatgtattttttttaaaacctattaaaaaaaaagtgagaGATACAATGTGAAACAGAGATGGAATATTTTTAGTCTACACAAATCTACCAAAATCCAATATATAAACTAGCATTTTGGTGTTAATTGGGTCACTCAAAAAATATGGAATCCCATAGTGTGGAGAAAATTGAGAGTCAAAATCAAATTCCACAAATTATGGAGCCTTGTAAAGGAACCTCTTTCTTTAGAACATGCTTCAATGGTGTTAATGCATTATCAGGTAAACATAtctcattattttttatgaatatttgaGTTAGCATagtttaattttaagttataatCAATTTATAACTTACCGAAGACATGACTTTATAGAGGAGGATATGGAGGTTGAGAATTAGAATAGAGGGTTAGTAAGGTATATAGTCGCGCTCTCTAGTTTCCCTTATCAGTTGTATTAGTATTTTTTTCTCTCCTACTTTCTTATAcatcttattattatttgttgtttcctttgtttcgattattgtattatttgttGGTACTACTGGTATTCCttattgtattttcttttccttcttgttTTGTTATGCCTTAGTTGAGCCGAAGGTTTATCGAAACAACCTATCTACCCTCATGAGGTAAGGGTAAGGATATGTGTGTATACACCAATACCCTCACCAGACCCTATTAATGGAATTTTCTTGGGTTTGTTGCGATTGTTGTTGTATAGTTTTACATCGACAAAGTAAACATTTTTATGTTTTAGTAGTCTTGTTCAACCTGTTATAACAAGTTACTTATTACTATTTCTGTCATCTTACCTATGTGTATCACATAGATAAATTTATTTGTAACCACTTTATAAATGATCTGActgtataaatatttaattacgAGCTCGATACATAAAACTTAAGaatcttttttttccctttctttcatATAGGTATTGGAATAATATCAATACCCTATGCACTTTCACAAGGAGGATGGTTATGTTTGATGATACTTTTTTTAGTAGCAATTATATGTTGTTACACAGGGTTACTTTTGCAAAAATGCATGAGTGCCTCACCATCAATCAAGACATTTCCAGATATTGGTGAATTTGCTTTTGGTAACAAAGGGAGAATCTTGATTTCAATTTTCTTGTATCTTGAACTATATTTTGTTGCAGTTGAATTCCTCATATTAGAAGGTGACAACTTGCATAAATTATTCCCAAATGCAAAAATTCATGTTGGTTGTCTTAAAATTGTTGGAAGAGaagtttttattttcttagttGCTATTATAATATTGCCAACAACATGGTTAAAAAGTTTAGGTTTATTGGCTTATGTTTCTGCTGGTGGAGTTTTGGCCTCTATTGTTTtggttttttcagttttttggGTTGGTACAATTGATGGTGTTGGATTTGAAGAAAAAGGTGTGATTTGGAGATGGAATGGATTGATAAGTGCAAT contains the following coding sequences:
- the LOC129873699 gene encoding amino acid transporter AVT1I-like, with the translated sequence MESHSVEKIESQNQIPQIMEPCKGTSFFRTCFNGVNALSGIGIISIPYALSQGGWLCLMILFLVAIICCYTGLLLQKCMSASPSIKTFPDIGEFAFGNKGRILISIFLYLELYFVAVEFLILEGDNLHKLFPNAKIHVGCLKIVGREVFIFLVAIIILPTTWLKSLGLLAYVSAGGVLASIVLVFSVFWVGTIDGVGFEEKGVIWRWNGLISAISMYTFCYCGHAVFPTICNSMKDRSQFPKVLFVCFILSTITYVSIATMGYLMYGQNLMSQITLNLPTGRISSKIAIYTTLINPITKYALVVSPIAIAIEDKLSLQKSKFIVSYFIRTFLVISTVIVALTVPFFGYVMTFTGALLGVTVSILLPCICYLKIKKPSYQEVMFIGMVLVFGSSVAISGTYTSLKDIISHV